AACATGGCAGCAACAGTGTCGCCAGTAGCATTTAATACAGTTGCTAAGGGATCAACTAAAGCACCAATAATTAATATGGAAGGTACTGCTTCATTGGGGATACCATAAATGGAAATCATCAACATTTCACCAATAAATCCTCCATTAGGAATCCCTCCAGCAACCATCGAAACTAAGACCGTAATCCCAACAGCTGTCAACAAGGTCGTAGGTTCAAAAAAGTCCCATCCAAGGATGGAAAAGGCCACATAAATCTTCAAAATAGATGAAATAGAAGATCCATTTTTATAAAGTGTGTTTCCGATAGGAATTACGATGCTGGAGATTTCTTTTGGTATTCCTATCTTATTGGCTGCTATAAGATTGGCAGGTAAGGTTGCCAAACTGCTACAGGTACTGATGGCAGTTAAGGAAGGTGAAATATTGTGCTTCCAGAATGAGCTTACGCCTAATGTGCCTTTTGCAATAAATGCATAGATACTGAAGAATACAAAGAAAAAGATAATCCCAAAAGCATAATAGAAACCAAGTGGTTTTGCATAGAACCCAAATAATTCAGGCCCCAATGTTTTTACCTGGTAGGCAAAGTATGCACCTAAACCTATTGGGCCAGCTTTCATCACCAAAATCAATAAGTTTTCCATCACCTTGTTTCCTGCATTCAGAAAAGCAGTGAATTGTTTTCCCATTTCGCCAGATTTGCGAGTCGCTGTACCTACCAAAAGCGAGAAAATTACAAAAGCCAGGATATTTTTCCGTGAAAGAAGGTTTGCAAATTCATCAACAGTCAAAAAACGAACAATTCTATCACCCCAAGTTTCATCGGCGTTGGTCGATAAGGCTTCATTAACAGCTGATCCATCCGAAATAGCAGTAACAGGAAATGCCCAAAGACCAGCAATCGTTGCAATAGCGGCAATGATAATCGTAACTACAAAAACCGAGGTCATAATGCCAATGGTTTTCCCCAATTTGTTACTGTCTTCAATATTCGCGATCGAAGATGATATAGCAAAAAATAAAAGTGGAATAACGGATACAAAGAGTAGATTAAGGAAAATATCACCAATAGGTTTTAGGATATCTACCATTTGAGGGAAGAATATGCCTATCAGACTACCGACGGTTATACCTATCAGAAGTAAGATGATACTTCCGTAATTTTTAAGAATTTCTTTCATTTAAGTAATTGTTCAAGCTAAAATACTTGTTTTTATTTTAGATTTGCCAAAAATAAATAATGGAATTCGTTAAAACAGCAGATGGCTCAAAAACTTTATACCATGATCAGGTAGGTGAACACTATCATTCAAAACATGGTGCCCAACAGGAAAGTATCCATGTGTTCCTGAATACGGGTCTCCGCTATTGGCTGGACAAGGAATCCTCCCAATCTGCATCCATATTGGAGATTGGTTTTGGTACAGGATTGAATTTCTTGTTAACAGCTGATTATTGTTCTAAAAACAATGTAAATCTCAATTATATTGGTATTGAAGCCTATCCGCTCAAGCCAGAGCTAATTGTGCAGTCCGAATACAATCAATATGTAAACACCGAAATATGGGACCAATTTGTTGAGAATTACGCTAAAGCGCTTGAATCCAAACTCTCTTTTAATGAACTCATCCAACTTGAAATCGCACACCAAAAGGTTATGGATTTTCAATCGGAAGAAAGGTTTGATGTAATTTATTTTGATGCATTTGCTGAAATCCATCAACCTGAAATGTGGACTCCAGAAACTTTGGCGCATGTATGTCAATTCTTAAGACCGGGAGGTGTTTTTGTAACTTATGCCATCACCGGAAATTTAAAAAGAGCCATGAAGGCATTGGGATTCAGTATCGAAAAAGCCCCAGGAGCACCCGGAAAGAGAGAAATGCTGAGAGCAACAAAATTATAGGCCTCTTCTCTATTTTATCCTGCCCAGTGGCCTTCTGTTTTTACCTTCAGACTTGGTCAGATTGTCGCCAAGATCATTTCTAGCTTCCTCAGCTATGCCTAGCAAAACCTTCAAAATTTCAGGATTCTGTTCAATAACATTATAGCGT
The Sphingobacterium daejeonense genome window above contains:
- a CDS encoding dicarboxylate/amino acid:cation symporter yields the protein MKEILKNYGSIILLLIGITVGSLIGIFFPQMVDILKPIGDIFLNLLFVSVIPLLFFAISSSIANIEDSNKLGKTIGIMTSVFVVTIIIAAIATIAGLWAFPVTAISDGSAVNEALSTNADETWGDRIVRFLTVDEFANLLSRKNILAFVIFSLLVGTATRKSGEMGKQFTAFLNAGNKVMENLLILVMKAGPIGLGAYFAYQVKTLGPELFGFYAKPLGFYYAFGIIFFFVFFSIYAFIAKGTLGVSSFWKHNISPSLTAISTCSSLATLPANLIAANKIGIPKEISSIVIPIGNTLYKNGSSISSILKIYVAFSILGWDFFEPTTLLTAVGITVLVSMVAGGIPNGGFIGEMLMISIYGIPNEAVPSILIIGALVDPLATVLNATGDTVAAMLVTKFSGEKFNPEQAEA
- the mnmD gene encoding tRNA (5-methylaminomethyl-2-thiouridine)(34)-methyltransferase MnmD, coding for MEFVKTADGSKTLYHDQVGEHYHSKHGAQQESIHVFLNTGLRYWLDKESSQSASILEIGFGTGLNFLLTADYCSKNNVNLNYIGIEAYPLKPELIVQSEYNQYVNTEIWDQFVENYAKALESKLSFNELIQLEIAHQKVMDFQSEERFDVIYFDAFAEIHQPEMWTPETLAHVCQFLRPGGVFVTYAITGNLKRAMKALGFSIEKAPGAPGKREMLRATKL